A single Candidatus Omnitrophota bacterium DNA region contains:
- a CDS encoding deoxyhypusine synthase family protein, whose amino-acid sequence MININKVKRYSVKKRFSKVELGDFAKLPGKKASFAKFFDSLPNILKAKDIRAIVNAVIKARKTKKSVIFMAGAHVIKCGLNPILIELLKRKVIDCICLNGAGIIHDFEIAFQGKTSEDVAENLKNGSFGMGKETADLINEAVVNGVGEGLGLGSSVGKFIAEEKLAYKDLSLLYNAYKYNVPVCVFVAIGTDIIHQHPSFDASLTAEGSLRDFHKLTEKISNLNNGGVVLNFGSAVILPEVFLKALNLSRNLGNKVKDFSTANFDMIYHYRPSQNVVMRPVMSGGNGFYIIGHHEIMLPLLAQAIIEKV is encoded by the coding sequence ATGATAAATATAAATAAAGTAAAAAGATATTCGGTTAAGAAGAGATTTAGCAAAGTAGAGCTGGGGGATTTTGCCAAATTACCCGGTAAAAAAGCTTCTTTTGCCAAGTTTTTTGATTCTCTGCCTAACATATTAAAGGCTAAAGACATACGTGCCATTGTTAACGCTGTTATCAAAGCGCGTAAAACAAAGAAGTCGGTAATCTTTATGGCAGGTGCGCATGTAATTAAATGTGGGTTAAATCCAATACTAATTGAGTTATTAAAAAGGAAAGTAATTGATTGTATCTGTCTTAATGGAGCAGGGATTATCCACGATTTTGAAATTGCTTTTCAAGGTAAAACCTCAGAAGATGTTGCAGAGAATTTGAAAAACGGTAGTTTTGGAATGGGTAAAGAGACTGCCGATTTAATTAATGAGGCGGTAGTAAATGGCGTCGGAGAAGGGCTTGGCTTAGGTAGTTCAGTCGGGAAATTTATTGCTGAAGAGAAACTTGCCTACAAGGATTTAAGTTTATTATATAACGCTTACAAGTATAATGTCCCGGTTTGTGTTTTTGTGGCAATTGGTACAGACATTATCCATCAACATCCGTCTTTTGACGCGTCTCTTACAGCAGAAGGCTCTCTAAGGGATTTCCATAAGCTTACGGAGAAGATAAGCAATTTAAATAATGGAGGCGTTGTTTTAAATTTTGGGTCAGCTGTAATTTTGCCGGAAGTGTTCCTTAAGGCGCTTAATTTGTCACGCAATCTTGGGAATAAAGTAAAAGATTTTTCTACTGCAAATTTTGATATGATATATCATTACCGTCCATCGCAGAATGTAGTTATGCGGCCGGTTATGTCGGGTGGGAATGGGTTTTATATTATCGGGCATCATGAGATCATGCTG